The nucleotide window AAGGACGGGCACAAGATGAGCAAGAGTTTCGGGAATGTGGTGTTCCAGACAGACATCTCTGAAAAATACGGAATAGACACAGCAAGGCTTTTTCTGATGTTTGTTGCATCGCCTGACAAGCAGATGGAGTGGAGCGACTCAGGTGTTGAGGGAAGCTACAGGATAATCGGGAGAATGATTGCACTGAAGGACAAGCTCAAAAAGGGGCATGATGAGATTGATGAGAGCAAGATAAACCTCACAATAAAAAGGGTTACAGAGGGAATTGAGACATTCCAGTACCCCAAGGCGATAATTGCGCTCATAGATTCAATTGAATATTTCTCAAGGGGAATATCAAAGGAGCACTATAGCGCGCTTTTGAAGATGTTCTCAGTCTTCTGCCCGCACATAAGCGAGGAGCTCTGGCACGAAATCGGAAACAAGAGCTTTATCAGCATTGAAAGCTGGCCTCAATGCGATGAGAAAAAGATAAGCGAAGAGTCAGAGGAGCTTTTCAAAATCCTTTCCTCTGTCAAGGAAGACATAAGAAGGATAATTGAGCTTGCAAAAGCAAAGGATTCAAAAGCATCTGCAAAATCAGTCAAGCTTGTTCTCGCAGACAAATGGAAATACAATGCTCTTGAGAAAATAAGGAAATCACTTGAAAAGACAAGGAACATGGGGGAAATCATGAAAGCGCTTCTCTCAGAGAAGGAGCTTTCACCAAAGGCAAAGGAGGTTTCAATCCTTTCTGCAAGAATCCTGAAAAATCCCCAGCTCATGGTGCAGGGAAAAATAACCCAGGAAAAAGAGAGATTATTCCTTGAAAGGGAAA belongs to Candidatus Woesearchaeota archaeon and includes:
- a CDS encoding class I tRNA ligase family protein; amino-acid sequence: KDGHKMSKSFGNVVFQTDISEKYGIDTARLFLMFVASPDKQMEWSDSGVEGSYRIIGRMIALKDKLKKGHDEIDESKINLTIKRVTEGIETFQYPKAIIALIDSIEYFSRGISKEHYSALLKMFSVFCPHISEELWHEIGNKSFISIESWPQCDEKKISEESEELFKILSSVKEDIRRIIELAKAKDSKASAKSVKLVLADKWKYNALEKIRKSLEKTRNMGEIMKALLSEKELSPKAKEVSILSARILKNPQLMVQGKITQEKERLFLEREKAGIENELGFPVIIETAEKSSEQKKEQSIPGKPAIIVNMQ